The sequence GCGCTGCGGAATCCCGAGATCTGCCGTCGCGCGGTCCCGATCGCCTCGCGGGCCTCACCCTCAGCACGCCGCTCCAAATTCAGAAGGTCCGCCTGCACGGTCTGGAGGCGTCCAGCTTCGGGTTCCTTCTCTCGACCGATCATCGCCCGGACCCGCTCCTCGACGGGGTCCAGTTCCTCGCGAACGCCCCGTGCCGCCGTCTCGACTGCTCGCCCGAGGTAATACCGGCTATCTTCGAAGTGTTTGTTCATACGCCTCCCAACGCCGCCCGCGGAGATAACTGTTGTGTCCGAAGGGACAGAATCCCACCGGGGGATTCTGCCGGCACCGGAACGTCTAACTATTGTTTAGGCATACCTAAAGCCAGGCGACGTCCGAAGTCGCCTGCCCCATCAGTGGTCACCGAGATTTGGTCACCCACCGATCGAGGCCCCACGAAGCGGTCGTTCGACACCCGGAACGACTGACTCACCCACCCACCCCACGTCCAGCATTCGGGGCGACACCCACCGTCCCACCCCCCTCAGGTCGCCCGTTTCGTGGATGCTCCCGCTCTTTACCGTTTCAGTAGCGAGGCTCCAGTTCCTCGATGCCGTCGCGATGGTTCGCCACCCGACCGAACACGAACAGTGCGTCGGAGAGTCGGTTGAGGTAGACCACGATAGATTCGTTGAGAGTCTCGTCTTCGGCCGCCTCGATCACCCGTCGTTCCGCTCGTCGACAGACCGCACGGGCGTGATGGAGTGGCGCGCCCGCGTTCCCGCCACTCGGGATGATAAAGCGCTGGAGCGGTCCGACCTCGGCCTGGGCCTCGTCGATCCAGTCCTCCAGTCGTTCGACGTGTTCCTCGGTGACTACCGGCGCATCGTCCCCGGGGTCGGGATTCGAGAGGTCCGCCTGCACGATATGCAAGTGGTTCTGGACCGAGACGAGACGCTCGTCGAGGTCCTGGTACCCAGTGGGTCGAATCGTCCCCACGAGTCCGTTGAGTTCGTCCACCGTCCCATAGGCCTCGATTCGCGGGCTCGTCTTCGGGACGCGGGACATGTCGGCCAGATCCGTCATTCCCTCGTCGCCACGGCCCGTGTAGATGGTCATATCCCACACTGCGGTTCTCGTCGACATAGATGTTGGCAAGGTCCAAGTCCCAACAGCGTCGACCAATTTGGACGTCTGTAGAGCCCCGTATACAGCCGAAATCGGCCAGTGCAGGTATTTTTCCACCCGAATCCGAGGAAACCAATCACGTGGACGAATTTTTCGTATCGCAGAATACGATTCACTATATAAATGACCGGCGGGGAAACCCGAATCTTCAATGTCTTCGATGAAACACTCCCTCGTATGGCCAGCGACATGGAACACTACTGCCCGGACTGCGCTGCGGATCGGACCTTCAAGAAATCGGCGAGCACGATGGTCCACCTCGGCGAGAAGACGAAGTGGTACTGCACGGAGTGTGACTACCAGCTCATCAAGATCAACGGCATCGATTCGACGGCGACGGCCTGATTCCCGGGCACTGCACATTCTCCGCGTGCCATCTCGAGTGACTGTGTTCAAGCACGAGATTCCCCCTTCGTTCGAACGTTGTCGACTCTAGGTGTCGATCGTTCTCAGATAGGTCCGATTCCACTCACTGACCATCGACGTCGATTCTCACACCACCCTATCGCTGAGCAGATTCCCACATCCGAATTCGACGAAGTGACGACTCCTTGCGGTCCGACTCCTGAATCCGGTCCCGGCAGTATCGAGAGGTATTCCAGAGGAGAAGCAGTGCTCAACCACGCGCAAATAAATCACATGCCGCGATAGCAAACCCGAAATCAGAAAGTGAGCAGAGCACGGCAAACGGACGTCCGCAGCCGAGAGATGACGAAAAATAGGGCATTGGCAGTTGCCCGACAGTTGACGAGGAACCGGCGAAAGTAAATGTTCGATTACACGTCGGCTGGCGTCGCGCGAGCTGCCGTCGATTTGAAGGCCGCGACGACTGGGGCCCCGACCTCGAGGCCGAGACGGTCGACGCTCTCGGTCGTGACGACGGCATCGATCTCGACCCCCGAACCGACGTCCACGGTGACAGTCGCAGTGGTCTCTCGACGGTCGATCGAACTGATCGTTCCCGTGAGCTGGTTTCGAAGGCTGGTTCGGGTCTCGGAAGGGGAATCCGAATCCACCAGCACGACGGCGTCGGCCCGGATGGCGATTTCGACTCGCTCGGCCCTCGCAGGTGCGCGGACGGTGAGAGTGCCTGCATCGGTATCGACGATGGCCAGTTCGCCGTGGCGTTCGACGACCGTTCCGGAGATGACCGATTCCGCGACAGCAGTCACGCCGCCGAGTTCCGATCGCAATCGCTCGAATCGACGAATGAGGGTTCGAGCCTCCTCCGTCAACGCGGTCCCGCCCCCGCCCCGGCCGCCACGACTTCGGCTCGTCAGGTCGCCGAACACCGCTTCGAGTTCCACGACTCGCCGTTGCAGATGGGGGTAGGACCGCCCAAGTTCCTCAGCGGCCTGGGACATCGATCCAGTACGATCGATGGCACGGAGCATACGAACGTCTCGTTCGGTGACCGTCGTCTCGCCATCTGACAGCAATGGTTCGAAACTATCCTCGACAGTCATTGATGGGGTCCGACGGACCGCCCCGGATCGGGAGCGCTCATGTCGGTTTAGTATATCAACTCACCATCGATAAACTTCCGGGTTCGATCGGAGTCGGGATTCTCGAACACTCGATCTGTCGGTCCGACTTCGCTGAAGTCACCATCGAGCAGTACCGCGACCCGGTCGGCAACCCGTTCCGCCTGGTGCATGTCGTGGGTCGCGACGACGACGCCCATACCGCGGTCACTCGCCTCCGTCATCGCCTCCTCGATGATTGCGGTGTTCCGCGGGTCCAGATCGGACGTCGGTTCGTCGAGTAGGAGGACGTCGGGGTCGTACGCCATCGCACGCGCAAACGATACCCGCTGGGCCTCGCCACCGGAGAGTGACGAAGCGTGCTGGTCGACCCTGTCCCCCAGGCCGACGATGTCCAGTGCGTCTACCACCGCTTCGGGCGGTTCGAAGTCTCCGCCGATCGATCGCAATTCGTCCCGTAAGCGATCAGACCATGGCCGTCGTACCCGAAGGCCGTACTCCACGTTTCTGGCGACGCTGGCGTCGAACAGACTCGCATCCTGGAAGACCATCCCGATTTGCCGTCGTAGTTCGAGTCGAGCCGACTCATCCGTCTGCCAGACGTCAACATCGTCGAATAGGACCGTTCCGTCGTCGGGTCGAGTCGTGAGCGAAAGGAGGTTCAGTACAGTGGTCTTCCCAACACCCGACGGACCGATGACGGCGACGATTTCCCCGGGGGTAATATCGAGTGAGAGATCTTCGAGTACGGTCTCGGCACCGTACGATTGGAAGACGTTTCTCGCTCCGATCATCGCTGGCTCACCCCGTCATCCCCGAGGCGCAAGACGAGAGCGTTGACGACGAGGACGAGCACCACCAGCACTGCGCCGAGCACCATCGCCGTCTCGTAACGGCCCTGGCGGGCTTCGAGCTGGATAGCGGTCGTGAGTGTCCGAGTCTTGGAGATGCCCTCCGCACTCGTGATATTCCCACCGACGATGAGTACGGACCCGACCTCACTGATGGCCCGTCCGAACCCCGCAAGGATCGCCGTCGCGATCCCGTATCGGGCTTCCTTCAGGACGACGAGTGCGACGTCCACGCGCGTCCCGCCGAGGGCTCGAGCGGCTTCGGAAACGCTCTCGTCTACCCCACCGATCGCCGCCATGCTGATCGCCGTAATCGGCGGCGTCGCGAGCACGAACTGTGACATGATCATCGCCTCCTTCGTGAACACCAGCCCCAGCGAACCTAGCGGCCCCTGGTTCGAGACGGCGAACAGGACGACCAGGCCGACCACGACGCTGGGAAAGCCCATCCCCGTGTTGATGACCGATTGCACGAACCGCTTGCCCGGAAACTCGGTGAATCCGAGGACGACCGCGACGGGGATACTGAACAGCGTGCTCAGGGATACCGCGACGAGACTCACGTACAGCGAGACGTAGACGATGCTGGGGACGTAGCCCTCCCTAAAAGAGAACTCGAAGACGGTCGGGAGTAGCTGTGCGACTGATTCGAGGGCCACGCTTACCCGTCGGTGGAGTCGCTACTCCAGCCTTGCGGAACGTACTGCTGGAAGTTGGGGTCCTCGGAAACGGCCTCGGGGTAGAACAGCTGTTCGCCGTTCATCGTGTAGTTCGAGATGGCGTCCTGCGCACCGGGACTGGTGATCCACCCGATGTAGGCCATCGCGAGGTCGTAATTGGCATTGTCGTGAACGCCTGGGTTGACCGCCAGGATCCCGTAGGGATTCGCGAGGATCTCCGGTCCATCCTCGATAGGGCCCTGAACGAGAATGACGAGATCGACCTCCGAGCGTTGGGAGATGAACGTTCCCCGATCCGAGAGCGTGTATGCTCCCTGTTGATTGGCGATGTTCAACGCTTCACCCATCCCGGTACCAGTCTCCTGGTACCAGTCTCCACCAGGGTCTGTGCCCGCTGCCTCCCAGAGATTGAGCTCCTTGGTATGGGTTCCGGAGTTGTCTCCCCGGGAGACGAAGGTGGCCCCGGCGTCCGCGATCGCGGTGAGGGCGTCTGTCGCCGAACTCATACCCTGGATGCCCGCAGGGTCGTCCTCGGGCCCGACGATGACGAAGTCGTTGAACATCAGATCGCGGCGGTTGATCCCGTACCCGTTGCGCATGAATTCGTCTTCGAGACCCCGTGCGTGGACCATCACCACGTCGGAGTCACCGTTGCGAGCGGACTCCAGGGCGGCACCGGTCCCCTGTGCAATTGCGTCGACCGTCACCCCGTACATCTCCTCGAAGTCGGAGTGTATCTCGTCCAGCAGTCCCGTGTCGTAGGTACTGGTCGTCGTGGTCAGCGTCAACGTTTCACCGGCCACCGCAGGCTGTTCGCTGTTCGAACCCGTCCCGACACAGCCAGCCGTACTCGCAAGTGCTCCTGCGCCCAGTACCTTGATAAACTGCCGTCGTTGTATCGGCATAGATATGTCGTTGAACCTGTTTCCCAAATACGTTTCGATGGGGAGATAACCATATGAAGTCACGTTGGGAAGTGACGCTACAGACATATTTTCAGGTGAATTGCCGGTATGAGAGATACTGCGGGTATTTCTGTCGTAATCCGAAATCGGAGATGTGAACAAATTCTGTTTCGTCGAGGGGCGACGTTGCGCCGATCGCACTGGGGGACGTTTCTTAGTAGTACAAGGATACTGGCTGTTGGTAGGTAAGTATAAACCGAAGACTCCCGTAGGTGAAACGTATGACGACGGACGAAAAACTCGGCGTCCACTGCGCCGGCGAGGAGTGGTGTCCGATCCAGGCGACGGCGAAACTGCTGTGCAAGAAGTGGCATCCCGTCATCATCCACCGCCTCCTGGACGAGGGACCGATGGGGTTCAACGAACTGAAAGAGGCCGTCGACGGCATCTCGAGTAAGGTCCTCTCGGACAACCTGGACGACCTCGAGGAGTACACCCTCGTAAACCGCGAAGTGGTGAGCGAGAAACCCTTCCGGGTGGCCTATTCGCTGACACCCCGTGGCGAGTCGACCCAGGGCATCATCGACGAGATGCAGACCTGGGGGACGGAGAACCTCACCGAACCCATCGGGACCGCACAGGTCGCCGACTGACTCGGCCGGCACGGGGAGCCGACCGACACGGCCGAAAGACGCCGACCCTGTCGGGAAGAAAATCCCTAAATACGTGCGTGGGTTGGTCAGAGACATGGCAGACGCCGGTGACCGTTTTTGCCGATCCCGAAGCCGAATCGCGCACCGATAGTCTCGCGGAGCTGCCGCCGAGTGCAAAATTGGTCTTCAAGGTTCTCGAGTACGAGGCGCCACTCACACAGTCACAACTCAGAGAGCGGACGAGACTGACCAAACGTACCACGCGGCACGCACTCTCGATTCTCACGGCGGCGGGGGTCGTCATCGAGGAGGTGTACCTTCCCGATGCGAGGATGCGACAGTACCGCCCTGTCGAAGGGGTCGAACGGGTCGAGGACGAGGTGTCCGTCGGTTAGTCGTCGAGCGCCTGCCAGGAGAGTCGGGGATTGCGGGCCGCCGACGTCTGGTCGATGCGCCGAGCAGTCGTTCGGTTCGGTGCCGCCTCGAGGGTCGCATCGTCGTCCCCAGCCGCTGCGTCGAAGGCGTCGGCTAGTTGATCGAGCGTGCGCTTGCTCTCGCTCTCCGTCGGTTCGGTCATGAGGGCCTCCTCGACGATCTCGGGCCACTTCGTCGTCGGCGGATGGACCCCGTAATCGAGCATCCGTTTCGCGAGGTCGGCGGCATCCCTCTCACCGGCGCTCGCGACGAACTCGTGGTGGAAGGGCTCGTACGGCACTTCGAGGTCGATCTGGGAAGCGAGGTAGTTGGCGTTCAACACGGCCTTCGCGCTCGTATCGAGGAGCCCCTCCTCGCCGAGTCGGGCGATATACGCGTATGCCTTGACGAGCACGAGCCAGTTGCCTGCGAAGCCGTGGACCTTGCCGATGGACTGCTCGGGCGTGTACAGTTCGAACCCCCCGTTGGACTCGCGGACGTGGGGGTCCGGCAGGAACTCGGCGAGGTCGTCGACGACCCCGACGGGTCCCGCACCAGGGCCACCGCCCCCGTGTGGGGTCGCGAACGTCTTGTGGACGTTGTAGTGCATGATGTCGAAGCCCATGTCACCCGGTCGGACGCGTCCGAGGAGTGCGTTGAGGTTCGCGCCGTCGTAGTACAACAGCGCGCCGGCGTCGTGGACGATGTCCGCGATGGCCTCGATGTCTCGCTCGAAGAGCCCCAGCGTGTTCGGGTTCGTGAGCATGAAGGCGGCCGTCTCGTCGCCGACGGCGGCCGCCAGCGCGTCCAGGTCGACCCGCCCGTCCTCGCTCGGTATCTCGACGACGTCGTACCCGGCCATCGCCGCGCTAGCGGGGTTCGTACCGTGAGCGGAGTCCGGGACGACCACTTCCGTTCGACCGTCGTCCCCGTTCGCCTCGTGGTAGGCGGCGGCGATGCGGATGCCGGTGAACTCGCCGGCAGCCCCGGCAGGCGGCTGGAGCGTCACCGCGTCGACGCCACCGATCCGGGCGAGGTAGTCCTGCAGGCGATACATGAGTGCCAGCGTCCCCTGGGTGCTCTCCGGCGACCGGTCCGGGTGAACGAGGGCACCATCGACTGCGGCCACGTCCTCCGTGACCGGCGGGTTGTACTTCATCGTACAGGAGCCCAGTGGGTAGGGGCCACTCTCGACGCCGTAGTTCTGCTGTGAGAGTCGGACGTAGTGTCTGGAGAGTTCGGGTTCGGAGACGTCCGGGAGGGACAGCGAGTCACGGGTGAGGTCGTCTGGAAGTGCCGAGTCGTCGATCTCGACGGTCTTCTCGCCCTTTTCCGAGAGCAGCGATTCGTAGACCTCGCCTCCAGCCTCGCTCCATCGTGCCTGATCGTAGTGATGTGTCATCGGGCCACCTCCTGGAACGCGGTGACGAGGTCGTCGACCGACCCCGCGTTCGTCTCGGTCACGCACACCTGTACCTCGTGTTCGCCGATCTCGTGAACGGCGAATCCCTTTGCGTCGAGGTCCTCGACGATGGCGTGTGCCGGCTGGTCAGTGTGGGCGACGAATTCGCGGAAGTGATACCGGTCGTCGACCGGTGCGCGAACCCCAGTGATGCCGTTTAACGCCCCGGCCACCTCGTCGGCGAGGGTGACCATGCGTTCGGCTTTCTCGAGCAGCCCGTCCGGGCCGAGATAGGCGACGTGCATCGCGGTCCGAAGGGCCACCCAGGCCTGGTTCGTACAGATGTTACTGGTGGCTCGTTCGCGTCGGATGTGCTGTTCGCGTGTCTGGAGTGTGAGCGTGTACGCCCGCTTGCCGGCGGCGTCCTCGCTCGCTCCGACGAGGCGCCCCGGCACCTGTCGGAGGAAGTCCTCGCGGGTCGCGAACAGGCCCAGGCCCATCCCGTAGCTCGTCGGCATCCCGAGCACCGACGCGTCCCCGACCACGACGTCGGCACCGACGTCGGCCGGTCGTTCGAGCAAGGAGAGGGCCACAGGGTCGCTCCCGACGACGAAGAGCGCGTCGTTGTCGTGGGCGATGTCGCCGATAGCGTCGAGATCGGGTTCGATCGTTCCCCGCGTCGTCGGATTCTCGGCGTAGACGACGAGCGTGTCGTCGTCGGCAGCGGCTTCGAGTGCGGACAGGTCGACGGTTCCCTGCTCGGTCGTGACGCGCTGGACGTCGAGGTCGGCGCCGGCGCCGTAGTTCTCGAGGACGCTCACGCGTTCCTCGCGGACGTACCCGGGAACGAGGACGGTCGAACCCGACGTCTCTCGCACGCGTGCGGCGAGCAGCGCTGCCTCACCGAGTGCCGTCGCGGCGTCGTACATCGACGCGTTCGCGATGGGGAGGCCGGTCAATTCCACCAGCATCGACTGGTACTCAAACAGTGCCTGCAGGAATCCCTGGGCGACCTCGGGTTGATACTGTGTGTACGAGGTCAGGAACTCCGACCGCCCGGAGATGCGGTCGACGACGCTCGGGACGTAGTGGTCGTAGTGGCCGCGGCCCAGGAACTCGGTCAGGTCGTCGTTCCGGGAGAGAAGACCCGCGACCTCGGTCTTCGTCTCGGCTTCGGTCCGTGATTCGATCCCCAGGTCGCCGTCGAAACGAACGGCTTCGGGAACGTCGAACAGGTCCTCGACGTCCTCGACACCGACCGCGTCGAGCATCGCCGTGGTCTCCTCGGCCGTGTGGGGGACGTATGGGCTTCCGCCAGTCATTCGATCTGGGACGCGTACTCCGATCCGGAGAGGAGGTCGTCGAGTTCTCCCTCGTCCGCCAGTTCCACCTCGAGAAGCCAGCCATCGCCGTAGGGGTCGTCGTTGACGAGTTCGGGTTCGTCGAAGACGCGCTCGTTTACGGCCGTGACCTCGCCGGAGACCGGTGCGTACACGTCCGAGACGGCCTTGATGCTCTCGACGACGCCGAAGTCCTCGCCGGCCTCGATGGCCTCGCCCACGTCGGGGACCTCGACGAAGACGATGTCGCCCAGTTCGTCCTGGGCGAAATCGCTAATGCCGATTCGGCCGGTTTCGGGGTCGATCCACTCGTGCGATTCTCGGTAGTTCAGGGTGTCAGGTACGTCGAAGCTCATTAGTATCCCTCCAGGAACGGGGGTGTCGTGATCGTCGCCTGTTTTGTGTCACCGCGGACGACGACGCGGATCCGTTCGCCGTCCTCGGCGTACGCCGTCTCGACGTAGCCGAGGCCGATCGGTTCGCCCAGGGTCGGGCTCATCGTCCCACTCGTCACCACGCCGATGGACTCGCCGTCTTCGTTTGCCAGTTCGTAGCCGTGCCGGGGGACCCCGCGTTCGTTCAGCGTGAAGCCGACGAATTTCTCGTCGACGCCCTCCTCGGCCTGCTGCTCGAGGGCATCCCGCCCGACGAACTCGGTGTCGAGTTTGACCGTGAAGCCCACCCTGGCCTCGTAGGGCGTCCGGGGTTGGTCGGTCGGATCGAAGTCCTGTCCGGACAGGAGAAACCCCATCTCCATTCGGAGCGTGTCGCGGGCACCCAGCCCGCAGGCCTGGCAGTCGAAGGCGTCCCAGACGGCCTCGGCGTCGTCGGCCGGGAAGATCAGTTCGAATCCGCCCTCGCCGGTGTATCCGGTTCGCGCGATCCAGGTCGAGGCTCCGGCGATGGTTCCATAGGTAGCCTCGAACCGCCCGAGGTCGAGGACGTCGGCATCGGTCGCCTCGGCGACCATCGCGGTGGCGTCTGGCCCTTGCACGGCGACCATCCCGTAGTCGTCGGTCACGTTGACCACGTCGGCAGTGAGCCCCCACTGTTCGGCGTGGCTCGTCCACCGTTCGTGCATCTGTGCGTCGTGGCCCGCATTCGGGACGAACAGGAAGGTCGCGTCACTGCCGGGGGCGTCGGCCGACGGTGCCGTCTCCGGCATCCTGTAGACGACCGTATCGTCGAGGATGACCCCCCGTTCGTCCGTGATCATCGAGTACTGGGCGTCGCCCGGACCCAGTGCCGTCACGTCGTTGGTCGTGAGCCGTTGTGTCAGACGCTCGGCGTCGGGGCCGGAGACCGTTATCTCCCCCATGTGGGAGACGTCGAAGATGCCCGCGGCGGTCCGCACCGCCTCGTGTTCGGCCCGGATGGAGTCGAACTCCACCGGCATCTCCCAGCCTCCGAAGTCGGTAAACGACGCGTCGAGCGCCTCGTGTCGGTCGTGCAACGGCGGCGTCCGCAGGGCCATACCAGAACCGTCGAACGCGCGGAAGAAATGCTTTCGTATCCCGGTCAGGCCGGTGTGTGGTCACACACCAGGCCGTCGGCATGGTCACCCACGGCAACTCGTTCACGTGGAGACGAGCCGGACGATTCGGTCGTCCGTATCGACCGGGTCGCCCCGTCCGTCTCGGTTGCTCGTCGATACGTAGATCCCGTCGTCGGGACCCACGCCGACGGCCCGGAGTCGCCCGAACTCGTTCTCGAGATATCGCTCGTGCTCGACGACGGTCCGACCGCCTTCGTCGAAACGGACCCTGTGGAGACTTCGGCGCCCGCTACCGGGGCTGAACCCGAGCGTGGCGAACAGGAGGTCGCCTCGCCACTCGGAAATGCGGTCGCCGTCGTAGAACGCCCCACCCGAGGGAGCCCACGTTCCCGCCCCGCTCGTGAGGACGGGCGGTTCGAATCCGGACTCGCTGCTGTCACCCCGCACCACTGGCCACCCGTAGTTCGCTCCCGCGTCGATCTGGTTCACCTCGTCGCCGCCGCTCGGACCGTGTTCGATGGCGTACATTGCATCCGACTCGGGGTGCCAGGCGAGTCCCTCGGGATTGCGATGGCCAAGACTCCACACCGGACTCCCCGGAAACGGGTTGTCCGAGGGTATCGAGCCGTCCAGCCCCAAACGGAGGATCTTCCCGGCCAGAGATTCCCGATTCTGAGCGGTCTCCGGCGCGGACGCGTCCCCACTCGAGGCGTACAGGTACCCGTCGGGACCGATGGCGAGGCGACCGCCATCGTGGATCCGTGCTCCCGGGATACCGCCCAGGACGGTGTCGACTCGATTCGCAGTCTCGCCCTCGATTCGGTACCGCAGTATGCGATTTTGCAACTCGTCGTCCCGGTAGGTCTGGTAGACGTAACAGTCGGACGTATCGGGAAATTCGGGGTGAAGCGCGATACCGAGCAATCCGCCCTCGCCTCCGTCGGCAGTGTCCGAGACCGTTGCCAGCCTCGTGTACGCCCCCGACTCCAAATCCACACGGCCGATTCGACCCGGTCGTTCCGTGACGTAGAGACCGCCCTCACCGTCGAAATCGAAGTCCCAGGGGACGACGAGATTCGTCGCGACGATCTCGGTCGAGAGTTCGATTCCATCCGTCGTGGTTGCGGCCTCGGTGGTCTCGGTCGACGCTGCCGTCTCTCCTTCGGTCGTCGGCCCCTCACCCGTCGTACAGCCGGCGAGGAACCCCACTCCCGCTCCGATTGCGGCGAGGAAGGCCCGCCTGGACCGTGTGGTCATCCCCCATAGTTCGCTCCGCCGACATATCAACGTTCGTCCGGTGACCGGCGAACCGCCACCGCTAACACCGACCGCCACGGAGCCGACCCATGGGACTGCGGTCGCTATTCTCGAACACACCGACGGTCGCCCTCTTCGTTGACGGGCCGAACGTCCTCCGCGACGAGTTCGACGTCGACCTCGACGACGTCAGGGATGCTGCCGACGACGTGGGTCGGCTCGTCGCCACGCGCCTCTACCTGGACGCACACGCCCCATCGGGACTGATACAGGCCGCGGAGGCCCGCGGGTACGAGGTCACGATAACGAGCGGCGACGTCGACGTGAAACTCGCCGTCGACGCCGCCGAACTGCTGGTCGACGACCCGCCGGGGGTCTTCGTCATCGCCTCCCGGGACACCGACTTCAAACCGGTCGTGGAGTTGGCAAACCGCCGCGGCGTCCGCACGCTCGCCCTGGCTCCAGGCGAACACGGCCGGTCGGACGCCCTCGGAAACGCCGCCCAGGACGCCCTGACCCTGGACGAGTAGCCTTTTGCCCTCGCCGTGCCGAGGACCGGTATGCGCGAGTTCGAGACGCCAGTCCTCGACGATCACCTCCACCTCGACCCCCGTCACGGGCGCGGCATCGAGGCCGTGAAGGACTTCGCCCGGAGCGGCGGCACGCACCTGCTCGTGGTCAACAAACCCTCCTGGCTGCTGGGCGTCGAACCGGAGACCGGCGAGGACTTCCGGGCGGTCTACGAGGAGACCGAGAGCGTGGTCGAGGACGCGTCTACTGCACTTCGGGGCCGAGCCTGGCCGGTGCTCGGGGTCCACCCGGCGCTCATCTCCAAACTGGTCGACGACCGTGGCTTCGACCCGGAAGGTGCCGCCGACCTGATGAAAGCCGGGCTGGAGACGGCCGCCACGTACGCAGCGGACGGCCCCGCGGTGGCACTCAAATCCGGCCGCCCCCACTACGAGGTCAGCGATGCCGTCTGGGAGGCCTCGAACGACGTCCTCCGA is a genomic window of Halanaeroarchaeum sp. HSR-CO containing:
- a CDS encoding substrate-binding domain-containing protein, which produces MPIQRRQFIKVLGAGALASTAGCVGTGSNSEQPAVAGETLTLTTTTSTYDTGLLDEIHSDFEEMYGVTVDAIAQGTGAALESARNGDSDVVMVHARGLEDEFMRNGYGINRRDLMFNDFVIVGPEDDPAGIQGMSSATDALTAIADAGATFVSRGDNSGTHTKELNLWEAAGTDPGGDWYQETGTGMGEALNIANQQGAYTLSDRGTFISQRSEVDLVILVQGPIEDGPEILANPYGILAVNPGVHDNANYDLAMAYIGWITSPGAQDAISNYTMNGEQLFYPEAVSEDPNFQQYVPQGWSSDSTDG
- a CDS encoding TOBE domain-containing protein, with amino-acid sequence MTVEDSFEPLLSDGETTVTERDVRMLRAIDRTGSMSQAAEELGRSYPHLQRRVVELEAVFGDLTSRSRGGRGGGGTALTEEARTLIRRFERLRSELGGVTAVAESVISGTVVERHGELAIVDTDAGTLTVRAPARAERVEIAIRADAVVLVDSDSPSETRTSLRNQLTGTISSIDRRETTATVTVDVGSGVEIDAVVTTESVDRLGLEVGAPVVAAFKSTAARATPADV
- a CDS encoding helix-turn-helix domain-containing protein, with the protein product MTTDEKLGVHCAGEEWCPIQATAKLLCKKWHPVIIHRLLDEGPMGFNELKEAVDGISSKVLSDNLDDLEEYTLVNREVVSEKPFRVAYSLTPRGESTQGIIDEMQTWGTENLTEPIGTAQVAD
- a CDS encoding MarR family transcriptional regulator, which encodes MGWSETWQTPVTVFADPEAESRTDSLAELPPSAKLVFKVLEYEAPLTQSQLRERTRLTKRTTRHALSILTAAGVVIEEVYLPDARMRQYRPVEGVERVEDEVSVG
- a CDS encoding amino acid ABC transporter ATP-binding protein is translated as MIGARNVFQSYGAETVLEDLSLDITPGEIVAVIGPSGVGKTTVLNLLSLTTRPDDGTVLFDDVDVWQTDESARLELRRQIGMVFQDASLFDASVARNVEYGLRVRRPWSDRLRDELRSIGGDFEPPEAVVDALDIVGLGDRVDQHASSLSGGEAQRVSFARAMAYDPDVLLLDEPTSDLDPRNTAIIEEAMTEASDRGMGVVVATHDMHQAERVADRVAVLLDGDFSEVGPTDRVFENPDSDRTRKFIDGELIY
- the gcvPA gene encoding aminomethyl-transferring glycine dehydrogenase subunit GcvPA; translated protein: MTGGSPYVPHTAEETTAMLDAVGVEDVEDLFDVPEAVRFDGDLGIESRTEAETKTEVAGLLSRNDDLTEFLGRGHYDHYVPSVVDRISGRSEFLTSYTQYQPEVAQGFLQALFEYQSMLVELTGLPIANASMYDAATALGEAALLAARVRETSGSTVLVPGYVREERVSVLENYGAGADLDVQRVTTEQGTVDLSALEAAADDDTLVVYAENPTTRGTIEPDLDAIGDIAHDNDALFVVGSDPVALSLLERPADVGADVVVGDASVLGMPTSYGMGLGLFATREDFLRQVPGRLVGASEDAAGKRAYTLTLQTREQHIRRERATSNICTNQAWVALRTAMHVAYLGPDGLLEKAERMVTLADEVAGALNGITGVRAPVDDRYHFREFVAHTDQPAHAIVEDLDAKGFAVHEIGEHEVQVCVTETNAGSVDDLVTAFQEVAR
- a CDS encoding cob(I)yrinic acid a,c-diamide adenosyltransferase, coding for MTIYTGRGDEGMTDLADMSRVPKTSPRIEAYGTVDELNGLVGTIRPTGYQDLDERLVSVQNHLHIVQADLSNPDPGDDAPVVTEEHVERLEDWIDEAQAEVGPLQRFIIPSGGNAGAPLHHARAVCRRAERRVIEAAEDETLNESIVVYLNRLSDALFVFGRVANHRDGIEELEPRY
- the gcvPB gene encoding aminomethyl-transferring glycine dehydrogenase subunit GcvPB codes for the protein MTHHYDQARWSEAGGEVYESLLSEKGEKTVEIDDSALPDDLTRDSLSLPDVSEPELSRHYVRLSQQNYGVESGPYPLGSCTMKYNPPVTEDVAAVDGALVHPDRSPESTQGTLALMYRLQDYLARIGGVDAVTLQPPAGAAGEFTGIRIAAAYHEANGDDGRTEVVVPDSAHGTNPASAAMAGYDVVEIPSEDGRVDLDALAAAVGDETAAFMLTNPNTLGLFERDIEAIADIVHDAGALLYYDGANLNALLGRVRPGDMGFDIMHYNVHKTFATPHGGGGPGAGPVGVVDDLAEFLPDPHVRESNGGFELYTPEQSIGKVHGFAGNWLVLVKAYAYIARLGEEGLLDTSAKAVLNANYLASQIDLEVPYEPFHHEFVASAGERDAADLAKRMLDYGVHPPTTKWPEIVEEALMTEPTESESKRTLDQLADAFDAAAGDDDATLEAAPNRTTARRIDQTSAARNPRLSWQALDD
- a CDS encoding ABC transporter permease, which encodes MALESVAQLLPTVFEFSFREGYVPSIVYVSLYVSLVAVSLSTLFSIPVAVVLGFTEFPGKRFVQSVINTGMGFPSVVVGLVVLFAVSNQGPLGSLGLVFTKEAMIMSQFVLATPPITAISMAAIGGVDESVSEAARALGGTRVDVALVVLKEARYGIATAILAGFGRAISEVGSVLIVGGNITSAEGISKTRTLTTAIQLEARQGRYETAMVLGAVLVVLVLVVNALVLRLGDDGVSQR
- the gcvH gene encoding glycine cleavage system protein GcvH, translating into MSFDVPDTLNYRESHEWIDPETGRIGISDFAQDELGDIVFVEVPDVGEAIEAGEDFGVVESIKAVSDVYAPVSGEVTAVNERVFDEPELVNDDPYGDGWLLEVELADEGELDDLLSGSEYASQIE